From a region of the Epinephelus fuscoguttatus linkage group LG21, E.fuscoguttatus.final_Chr_v1 genome:
- the cd226 gene encoding CD226 antigen isoform X1 — protein sequence MEAVQKDHWYFVVLIFLPFLKVAVQEMEAATVRLEEGMILDCLCPWDGNLSMVSWTKVPDKDPVAVFHPEYGVAFSHHYRERIEFLRTTPMDGSISMRNVTHQDIGVYHCSVQTFPQGPWTRNIQVEDLDEPPEEDNSAEAPTPEVIKTDTELSAEQDNNLTISCNHEHNGTVYQVILEKMPHGQPWGIIGVCKKVEGGLVGEDYSDRGRVSCADSLDVSLHLTGVVPEDGGFYRCTFSTDAGVQTTTVLLTVPPPGGISLSLYMMYIYIGAGAAALILLIVIIIVVMKHRKKSRREEYRVKLHPSQRQPNLYENISVCPRMAKKSRQIKNCPVYANLQTVRSHKTKRQRHDK from the exons TTGCTGTCCAGGAGATGGAGGCTGCCACAGTCCGTCTGGAGGAAGGGATGATCCTCGACTGCTTGTGCCCCTGGGACGGCAACCTCAGCATGGTGTCCTGGACCAAAGTACCAGACAAGGATCCGGTAGCTGTTTTCCATCCAGAGTACGGAGTGGCCTTTTCTCACCATTACCGCGAGAGGATAGAGTTCCTGAGGACCACACCTATGGATGGAAGTATTTCCATGAGGAACGTCACTCACCAGGATATCGGGGTTTACCACTGCTCTGTGCAGACCTTCCCACAGGGCCCCTGGACAAGGAACATTCAGGTGGAAGATTTAG ACGAGCCCCCAGAAGAAGACAACAGCGCAGAGGCCCCCACTCCAGAGGTAATCAAGACGGACACAGAGCTGTCGGCGGAGCAGGACAACAACCTCACCATCAGCTGTAaccacgagcacaatggcaccGTCTACCAGGTCATTTTGGAGAAGATGCCGCACGGCCAGCCCTGGGGCATCATCGGAGTGTGTAAGAAGGTGGAAGGGGGCCTGGTGGGCGAGGACTACAGCGACAGGGGCAGGGTGAGCTGCGCCGACAGCCTGGATGTCAGTCtgcacctgacaggtgtggtgCCGGAAGACGGTGGTTTCTATCGCTGTACCTTCAGCACAGATGCAGGGGTGCAGACCACCACTGTGCTGCTTACTGTGCCCCCTCCAG GTGGAATCAGCTTGTCTCTGTACATGATGTATATTTACATCGGGGCTGGAGCTGCTGCACTTATTCTGCTCATTGTCATTATCATAGTAGTCATGAAGCACAG GAagaagagcaggagagaggagtACAGAGTCAAACTGCACCCATCTCAGAGACAG CCAAACCTCTATGAGAACATCTCTGTGTGTCCCAGGATGGCAAAGAAGTCCAGGCAGATAAAAAATTGCCCGGTCTATGCCAACCTACAGACTGTACGATCACACAAAACCAAACGCCAGCGTCATGATAAATGA
- the cd226 gene encoding CD226 antigen isoform X3, with product MEAVQKDHWYFVVLIFLPFLKVAVQEMEAATVRLEEGMILDCLCPWDGNLSMVSWTKVPDKDPVAVFHPEYGVAFSHHYRERIEFLRTTPMDGSISMRNVTHQDIGVYHCSVQTFPQGPWTRNIQVEDLDEPPEEDNSAEAPTPEVIKTDTELSAEQDNNLTISCNHEHNGTVYQVILEKMPHGQPWGIIGVCKKVEGGLVGEDYSDRGRVSCADSLDVSLHLTGVVPEDGGFYRCTFSTDAGVQTTTVLLTVPPPGGISLSLYMMYIYIGAGAAALILLIVIIIVVMKHRKKSRREEYRVKLHPSQRQKWRQWLRQ from the exons TTGCTGTCCAGGAGATGGAGGCTGCCACAGTCCGTCTGGAGGAAGGGATGATCCTCGACTGCTTGTGCCCCTGGGACGGCAACCTCAGCATGGTGTCCTGGACCAAAGTACCAGACAAGGATCCGGTAGCTGTTTTCCATCCAGAGTACGGAGTGGCCTTTTCTCACCATTACCGCGAGAGGATAGAGTTCCTGAGGACCACACCTATGGATGGAAGTATTTCCATGAGGAACGTCACTCACCAGGATATCGGGGTTTACCACTGCTCTGTGCAGACCTTCCCACAGGGCCCCTGGACAAGGAACATTCAGGTGGAAGATTTAG ACGAGCCCCCAGAAGAAGACAACAGCGCAGAGGCCCCCACTCCAGAGGTAATCAAGACGGACACAGAGCTGTCGGCGGAGCAGGACAACAACCTCACCATCAGCTGTAaccacgagcacaatggcaccGTCTACCAGGTCATTTTGGAGAAGATGCCGCACGGCCAGCCCTGGGGCATCATCGGAGTGTGTAAGAAGGTGGAAGGGGGCCTGGTGGGCGAGGACTACAGCGACAGGGGCAGGGTGAGCTGCGCCGACAGCCTGGATGTCAGTCtgcacctgacaggtgtggtgCCGGAAGACGGTGGTTTCTATCGCTGTACCTTCAGCACAGATGCAGGGGTGCAGACCACCACTGTGCTGCTTACTGTGCCCCCTCCAG GTGGAATCAGCTTGTCTCTGTACATGATGTATATTTACATCGGGGCTGGAGCTGCTGCACTTATTCTGCTCATTGTCATTATCATAGTAGTCATGAAGCACAG GAagaagagcaggagagaggagtACAGAGTCAAACTGCACCCATCTCAGAGACAG AAATGGAGGCAGTGGCTGAGGCAGTAA
- the cd226 gene encoding CD226 antigen isoform X2: protein MEAVQKDHWYFVVLIFLPFLKVAVQEMEAATVRLEEGMILDCLCPWDGNLSMVSWTKVPDKDPVAVFHPEYGVAFSHHYRERIEFLRTTPMDGSISMRNVTHQDIGVYHCSVQTFPQGPWTRNIQVEDLDEPPEEDNSAEAPTPEVIKTDTELSAEQDNNLTISCNHEHNGTVYQVILEKMPHGQPWGIIGVCKKVEGGLVGEDYSDRGRVSCADSLDVSLHLTGVVPEDGGFYRCTFSTDAGVQTTTVLLTVPPPGGISLSLYMMYIYIGAGAAALILLIVIIIVVMKHRKKSRREEYRVKLHPSQRQVDYSQVLDTSEA from the exons TTGCTGTCCAGGAGATGGAGGCTGCCACAGTCCGTCTGGAGGAAGGGATGATCCTCGACTGCTTGTGCCCCTGGGACGGCAACCTCAGCATGGTGTCCTGGACCAAAGTACCAGACAAGGATCCGGTAGCTGTTTTCCATCCAGAGTACGGAGTGGCCTTTTCTCACCATTACCGCGAGAGGATAGAGTTCCTGAGGACCACACCTATGGATGGAAGTATTTCCATGAGGAACGTCACTCACCAGGATATCGGGGTTTACCACTGCTCTGTGCAGACCTTCCCACAGGGCCCCTGGACAAGGAACATTCAGGTGGAAGATTTAG ACGAGCCCCCAGAAGAAGACAACAGCGCAGAGGCCCCCACTCCAGAGGTAATCAAGACGGACACAGAGCTGTCGGCGGAGCAGGACAACAACCTCACCATCAGCTGTAaccacgagcacaatggcaccGTCTACCAGGTCATTTTGGAGAAGATGCCGCACGGCCAGCCCTGGGGCATCATCGGAGTGTGTAAGAAGGTGGAAGGGGGCCTGGTGGGCGAGGACTACAGCGACAGGGGCAGGGTGAGCTGCGCCGACAGCCTGGATGTCAGTCtgcacctgacaggtgtggtgCCGGAAGACGGTGGTTTCTATCGCTGTACCTTCAGCACAGATGCAGGGGTGCAGACCACCACTGTGCTGCTTACTGTGCCCCCTCCAG GTGGAATCAGCTTGTCTCTGTACATGATGTATATTTACATCGGGGCTGGAGCTGCTGCACTTATTCTGCTCATTGTCATTATCATAGTAGTCATGAAGCACAG GAagaagagcaggagagaggagtACAGAGTCAAACTGCACCCATCTCAGAGACAG GTGGACTACAGTCAAGTTCTAGACACATCTGAAGCATAA